The DNA region CTGGAGGACGGGTTCAGGCATGCGGTGCATATCGCCTTTGTGGATAACGATAACCGGGTTGCCTTTGAACGGCAGGGGGGGCTGGGGATTTACGAAGTTGAAACCCGGCGCAGCCTTAAGGTGCCCCTCCTGGGAACCATCAGGGCCCTGGATGAAATGGGTAGCCATGGGCTGCTCTTTGTTATCACCGCTAACAGTGGAGACGTTTCGAGTTACAGCGACAGTCCTATGAGGGGACGGGAAAAAACCCTGGCTGCCATACGGCTGCCGGGGGTCATTGTCATGCAGGCTCCATTTAGAAGCGAAACCGCATTTCTCAGTCGGCGGGGACAGGAACTCTATGTAGGTGGGGGTATGACCTTGGCCTCCTTTGAACTGGAAAAGAGGTAGCTATGAAAGCAAAACTGTGTATCCCAATCCTGGTCCTGCTTGCCCTCGGTGTCTATGGCATGGACTGGCCCACCCAGGAGGGGATCATGAGCCGTAACTTCGGCTGGAACGATAAGGGTAAACCTGTCCTGGGGGTGTGCTTTGAGGTCCAGGGTCCTATACGGGCAGCGGACGCCGGGGAAATTCTCTTCTACAATGATCCTGACAATGACGCCTCCCGCATCCCTTCGCCCCTGGGGGCCTGGATCGCCATGGATCACGGGGACGGCATGGTGAGCATCTACAGCCGCTTTGACGGCCGCCGTCTGCCGGAGACCCTTTCCCTGGTGGAAAAGGATACGGTTATCGCCGATTCGGGGAAATCCGGGTGGACCGAAAACGAGGGATTCTACTTTTCCCTCTTCGACCGGCGGGAACGGCGTTGGGTTAACCCTTCCATGATCATCTCCCCAAAGCCGGATACCAGGCCGCCAGTAATACTGTCAGTTACTTTGAGCAATTCGGATAACAGAAATATTAATCTTGCCCAGGCCAAAACCATCAGCCAGGGGCGGTATACGGTTTCTGTGGAAGTTTCGGATACCCGGGAAGATAACGGCGAACGGCCCCTGGCGCCCTTCCGGATTATCTGTTCCCTGAACGGTATCGAACTGGGAGGCCTCTACTTCGAGACCTTTTCTGTCCGGGACGGGATCGCCATGGCCTACCGCAGCAGCCTGGTGCCGGTACGGCAGGTGTACGCCCCCTACCCGGCCTTTGAGATCGGGGATATAGCCTTTACCCGGGGACAGGCCACCCTGGAAATAATCGCCCAGGATATGGCCGAAAATTTCCGGAATGTAACCTACCGGTTGCAGGTTGATTAAGGTTCCATGACGACGATCCTTGGGAGGAATCGGGCCGTAAAAACCTGGTCCACCCCTGCGGGGGAGGAAAAGAGCCGGACCATTCCCTGCGCCCTCTGCGGGCAAAATCAATTCCGGCCCCGGCTTTCCTGCGAAGGCTTTTCCTACGTTTCCTGTACCCACTGCGGCCTGGTACAGATGAACCCCCAACCGGAACAGGCCGAAGTTACCCGCCGCTACCGGGAAACCAACGGAAACGCCTACCTTTCCTACGAAACAGAAAACGAAGCAGCGTTTCTGCGTCTCCAGGAACTGGCCTTGCAAGATGCGGGACTGGAGGAACTGAAAAAAATCCTTCCGGGCCGCAGGGTTCTGGATATAGGCTGCGCCACCGGGGCGCTGTTAGAAAAACTGCGGGGTTCCGGTTGGGAAACCCGGGGGGTTGAAATCTGTACCCCCTCGGCAGATTATGCCCGGCAGCAGCGGGGGCTGGATGTTTCTGAGCTGCCCCTGGAGGAAAACTGCTACCCCGGGGAGGAATTTGATCTCCTCCTGGCCTCCCACCTGATCGAACACCTGAACGATCCCGCCTCTTTTGTCACCGAGGCCCATCGGCTCCTCAGTCCCGGAGGACGGTTTATGGTGACCACCCCGAATATAGACGGCTTCCAGGCCCGGCTCTTCCGGGGCCGCTGGCGTTCCGCCATCTTCGACCACCTCTACCTGTTCTCGGTGAAGACCCTGCAGGCTTTGCTGGTTAAAGCGGGGTTCACCATTGAAAAAATCGTCACCTGGGGCGGCCTTGCTGCGGGAATCGCCCCGCAGCCGGTTAAGCGCCTGGCGGACAGGACGGCGAAACGTTTCGGCGCAGGGGATGTGATGCTGATCAGGGCTTGCAAAGCGGGCCCTTAAAAATCGTTAGAAATATTATCTAAACTGTTGTTGGACAAGCTGCTTTTTCTCTGCCAGGGATTTGCGCAGCAGCTTTTTCATACCCAGAGCCAGGGCTATAGCAAGGGGCACGCAGGCGCCCACCCATGCCAGGGGGGAGGCAAAACAAAGTCCTGCAAACCCAAAAAAAGCCGGCAGGAAAACCGCCGCCAG from Treponema primitia ZAS-2 includes:
- a CDS encoding peptidoglycan DD-metalloendopeptidase family protein — encoded protein: MKAKLCIPILVLLALGVYGMDWPTQEGIMSRNFGWNDKGKPVLGVCFEVQGPIRAADAGEILFYNDPDNDASRIPSPLGAWIAMDHGDGMVSIYSRFDGRRLPETLSLVEKDTVIADSGKSGWTENEGFYFSLFDRRERRWVNPSMIISPKPDTRPPVILSVTLSNSDNRNINLAQAKTISQGRYTVSVEVSDTREDNGERPLAPFRIICSLNGIELGGLYFETFSVRDGIAMAYRSSLVPVRQVYAPYPAFEIGDIAFTRGQATLEIIAQDMAENFRNVTYRLQVD
- a CDS encoding class I SAM-dependent methyltransferase; amino-acid sequence: MTTILGRNRAVKTWSTPAGEEKSRTIPCALCGQNQFRPRLSCEGFSYVSCTHCGLVQMNPQPEQAEVTRRYRETNGNAYLSYETENEAAFLRLQELALQDAGLEELKKILPGRRVLDIGCATGALLEKLRGSGWETRGVEICTPSADYARQQRGLDVSELPLEENCYPGEEFDLLLASHLIEHLNDPASFVTEAHRLLSPGGRFMVTTPNIDGFQARLFRGRWRSAIFDHLYLFSVKTLQALLVKAGFTIEKIVTWGGLAAGIAPQPVKRLADRTAKRFGAGDVMLIRACKAGP